A genomic stretch from Suncus etruscus isolate mSunEtr1 chromosome 17, mSunEtr1.pri.cur, whole genome shotgun sequence includes:
- the LDB3 gene encoding LIM domain-binding protein 3 isoform X6: MSYSVTLTGPGPWGFRLQGGKDFNMPLTISRITPGSKAAQSQLSQGDMVVAIDGVNTDTMTHLEAQNKIKSASYNLSLTLQKSKRPVPISTAPPSIQSPMPVIPHQKDPALDANGSLMVPSPDPEMGTSPGSLGTLELRPTINSSFSQTSGSSSHMEASEPGLPRGSPGATTSPEGAPDSVSPKMPPGSRQPKQYNNPIGLYSAETLREMAQMYQMSLKGKASSAGLLGGADYQERFNPNALKDSALSTHKPIEVKGLGGKATIIHAQYNTPISMYSQDAIMDAIAGQAQAQGSDFSGSLPVKDMAVDSASPVYQAVIKNQSKPEDEADEWARRSSNLQSRSFRILAQMTGTEFMQDPDEEALRRSRERFETERNSPRFAKLRNWHHGLSAQSLNVKS, translated from the exons ATGTCCTACAGTGTGACCCTGACAGGCCCTGGGCCCTGGGGCTTCCGCCTGCAAGGGGGCAAGGACTTCAACATGCCCCTCACTATCTCGCGG ATCACTCCAGGCAGCAAGGCCGCCCAGTCGCAGCTCAGCCAGGGTGACATGGTGGTGGCTATTGATGGTGTCAACACAGACACCATGACCCACTTGGAGGCCCAGAACAAGATCAAGTCTGCCAGCTACAACCTGAGTCTCACACTGCAAAA GTCCAAGCGTCCTGTTCCTATCTCTACAGCACCACCCTCGATACAGTCCCCTATGCCGGTGATACCCCACCAGAAG GACCCTGCTCTGGACGCGAATGGCAGCCTGATGGTGCCCAGCCCGGACCCCGAGATGGGGACTAGCCCGGGCAGCCTCGGCACCCTGGAGCTCAGGCCGACCATTAACTCCTCCTTCTCCCAGACCTCCGGCTCCTCTTCACACATGGAGGCCTCTGAACCTGGTCTTCCTCGGGGCAGTCCAGGGGCCACAACAAGCCCAGAAGGGGCCCCTGACTCAGTCAGCCCGAAAATGCCCCCGGGCTCAAGACAGCCAAAGCAGTATAACAACCCTATTGGGCTGTACTCGGCAGAGACCCTGAGAGAGATGGCTCAGATGTATCAAATGAGCCTCAAAGGGAAGGCCTCAAGTGCTGGACTCCTAGGAGG TGCGGACTACCAAGAACGCTTCAACCCCAACGCCCTGAAGGATTCGGCCCTGTCCACCCACAAGCCCATCGAGGTGAAGGGGCTGGGCGGCAAGGCCACCATCATCCACGCGCAGTACAACACGCCCATCAGCATGTACTCGCAGGACGCCATCATGGACGCCATTGCTGGCCAGGCCCAGGCTCAGGGCAGTGACTTCAGTGG GAGCCTTCCTGTGAAAGATATGGCTGTAGACAGCGCCTCCCCTGTGTATCAGGCTGTGATTAAGAACCagagcaagccagaagatgaagctGATGAATGGGCCCGTCGCTCCTCCAACCTGCAGTCTCGCTCCTTTCGCATCCTGGCCCAGATGACGGGCACAGAGTTTA TGCAAGACCCTGATGAGGAAGCATTGCGAAGGTCAAG
- the LDB3 gene encoding LIM domain-binding protein 3 isoform X7, with protein sequence MSYSVTLTGPGPWGFRLQGGKDFNMPLTISRITPGSKAAQSQLSQGDMVVAIDGVNTDTMTHLEAQNKIKSASYNLSLTLQKSKRPVPISTAPPSIQSPMPVIPHQKDPALDANGSLMVPSPDPEMGTSPGSLGTLELRPTINSSFSQTSGSSSHMEASEPGLPRGSPGATTSPEGAPDSVSPKMPPGSRQPKQYNNPIGLYSAETLREMAQMYQMSLKGKASSAGLLGGSLPVKDMAVDSASPVYQAVIKNQSKPEDEADEWARRSSNLQSRSFRILAQMTGTEFMQDPDEEALRRSRERFETERNSPRFAKLRNWHHGLSAQSLNVKS encoded by the exons ATGTCCTACAGTGTGACCCTGACAGGCCCTGGGCCCTGGGGCTTCCGCCTGCAAGGGGGCAAGGACTTCAACATGCCCCTCACTATCTCGCGG ATCACTCCAGGCAGCAAGGCCGCCCAGTCGCAGCTCAGCCAGGGTGACATGGTGGTGGCTATTGATGGTGTCAACACAGACACCATGACCCACTTGGAGGCCCAGAACAAGATCAAGTCTGCCAGCTACAACCTGAGTCTCACACTGCAAAA GTCCAAGCGTCCTGTTCCTATCTCTACAGCACCACCCTCGATACAGTCCCCTATGCCGGTGATACCCCACCAGAAG GACCCTGCTCTGGACGCGAATGGCAGCCTGATGGTGCCCAGCCCGGACCCCGAGATGGGGACTAGCCCGGGCAGCCTCGGCACCCTGGAGCTCAGGCCGACCATTAACTCCTCCTTCTCCCAGACCTCCGGCTCCTCTTCACACATGGAGGCCTCTGAACCTGGTCTTCCTCGGGGCAGTCCAGGGGCCACAACAAGCCCAGAAGGGGCCCCTGACTCAGTCAGCCCGAAAATGCCCCCGGGCTCAAGACAGCCAAAGCAGTATAACAACCCTATTGGGCTGTACTCGGCAGAGACCCTGAGAGAGATGGCTCAGATGTATCAAATGAGCCTCAAAGGGAAGGCCTCAAGTGCTGGACTCCTAGGAGG GAGCCTTCCTGTGAAAGATATGGCTGTAGACAGCGCCTCCCCTGTGTATCAGGCTGTGATTAAGAACCagagcaagccagaagatgaagctGATGAATGGGCCCGTCGCTCCTCCAACCTGCAGTCTCGCTCCTTTCGCATCCTGGCCCAGATGACGGGCACAGAGTTTA TGCAAGACCCTGATGAGGAAGCATTGCGAAGGTCAAG